A stretch of Shewanella dokdonensis DNA encodes these proteins:
- a CDS encoding NiFe hydrogenase — MKLLRFEFDCAKQVPWYGYLCNQYLNYQKLNLTIGLLAIRHQADAHLEQQKKPVVTWRYLLEAEGEQAELEQLAEQVAADFLLSVNLLDSRMLLASARIGDKKPLDLASAQLPFCQHCQPQFGDNQHSEFANLTLACEHCHGEQAIKSAVKVAGLQRQDIQQLAMRLLEGETLFLDDVGGKLILSRKPIGQGRQQLLVCNPNTLNNLFQVSNNEVLALSSIEKPRLLLRPTTDAKLPSPLYEVSFAASRLQLVLAEFLRVKGVDAIFCHQEHQQALYTHALGMDIAVRAPAVVLDQSHLGQSLPEPLHDSARFGQYVAKVNGKRQQQQLVVRCSDDESVWDSTDANNAAQCALLGIAAENGDSNNLGLLYFSDDYISQLLTSDDKGNVSCFMQLPELPQHGRDIVAAMEASPQQGVFAKFAEQYPEQYQRLQQLDLGDCPKQSLKTLWVVAAIIIGIEADSNEQLADAFVAAAMSNTSANAPRIDYPLVSGDYASINWCKTFGTLISFRLAGDDDAAKLAFAMNDSLADFIANWIERLDLNTAIHRVYLAGSSFANPVLGRRIALRLGKNFALGVSQLQDLDGALLATGALYLRQRRR, encoded by the coding sequence ATGAAATTGCTGAGATTCGAATTTGACTGTGCTAAACAGGTACCTTGGTATGGCTACTTATGCAACCAATACCTTAATTACCAAAAACTGAATTTAACTATTGGCTTGCTGGCAATTCGCCACCAGGCCGATGCGCATTTGGAGCAACAGAAAAAACCAGTAGTGACTTGGCGCTATCTGCTAGAAGCGGAAGGCGAACAGGCAGAACTGGAACAGTTGGCTGAGCAGGTTGCTGCGGATTTTCTGCTGAGTGTTAACCTGTTGGATTCACGCATGCTGCTGGCAAGCGCACGTATTGGTGACAAAAAGCCACTTGACCTAGCCTCCGCACAACTGCCCTTCTGCCAACATTGCCAACCGCAATTTGGCGATAACCAACACAGTGAATTTGCCAATCTGACGTTGGCGTGTGAACACTGTCATGGGGAACAGGCAATTAAATCAGCGGTTAAAGTTGCTGGATTACAACGCCAAGATATACAGCAGTTGGCAATGCGCTTACTCGAGGGTGAAACGCTGTTTCTTGACGATGTAGGCGGTAAATTGATCCTCAGTCGTAAGCCAATTGGACAAGGCCGGCAACAGTTGCTGGTATGTAATCCCAATACGCTTAATAATCTGTTCCAAGTCAGCAACAATGAAGTGCTGGCTCTCTCATCCATTGAAAAACCTCGGTTGTTATTACGTCCAACCACCGATGCCAAACTGCCCTCACCTTTATATGAAGTAAGTTTTGCCGCATCACGGCTGCAACTGGTGCTGGCCGAGTTTTTAAGGGTAAAAGGTGTTGATGCTATCTTTTGTCATCAGGAACATCAGCAAGCCTTGTACACCCACGCACTGGGTATGGATATTGCCGTTCGTGCGCCCGCGGTCGTTTTGGATCAGTCACATCTGGGCCAGTCGTTGCCAGAACCGCTGCATGACAGTGCCCGTTTCGGCCAATATGTTGCCAAAGTCAATGGTAAACGCCAGCAACAGCAGCTAGTGGTCAGATGTAGTGATGATGAGTCAGTGTGGGATTCAACCGATGCCAACAATGCCGCGCAGTGCGCACTGTTGGGTATTGCAGCTGAGAATGGCGATAGTAACAATCTCGGACTGCTGTATTTCAGTGACGACTACATCTCGCAGCTACTTACTTCTGATGATAAAGGCAATGTCAGCTGTTTTATGCAGCTACCGGAATTGCCACAACACGGCCGCGATATTGTGGCAGCCATGGAGGCCAGCCCACAGCAAGGGGTCTTTGCCAAATTTGCCGAACAATATCCCGAACAGTACCAGCGACTGCAACAGCTGGATCTCGGTGATTGTCCGAAACAGAGCCTGAAAACCTTGTGGGTGGTTGCCGCCATCATTATTGGTATCGAAGCCGACAGCAACGAACAACTTGCCGATGCGTTTGTGGCTGCGGCCATGAGTAATACCAGTGCAAATGCGCCACGTATCGACTATCCACTGGTCTCTGGTGATTATGCCAGTATTAACTGGTGTAAAACCTTTGGCACCTTAATTAGTTTCCGTCTTGCTGGCGATGATGATGCGGCAAAGTTAGCCTTCGCCATGAACGATTCACTGGCGGATTTTATTGCCAACTGGATTGAACGGCTGGATCTCAATACAGCCATCCACCGCGTCTATCTGGCAGGCAGTAGCTTTGCCAACCCGGTATTGGGGCGGCGTATTGCTTTGCGACTGGGTAAGAACTTCGCACTTGGCGTTAGTCAACTGCAGGATCTCGATGGCGCACTGTTAGCCACTGGCGCACTTTATCTACGTCAGCGTCGGAGATAA
- a CDS encoding HyaD/HybD family hydrogenase maturation endopeptidase, which yields MKVLLLGIGNVLYADEGIGVHFVNYIHENYRFSHPEHELVMLDGGTLAQGLTPIISQYDSLIVVDTINAAGCEPGEVYFFDFDQAPPEVDWQGSAHEVEMLQTLTMMEMLGDRPHTMVLGVTPTVIEPMTLGLTERIAAAVPLMETTLINHLEKLGWQHERISHTDIADLIPQSFKPRLSMGDRTSGHAPRRQETQDTD from the coding sequence ATGAAAGTATTATTATTGGGAATTGGCAATGTACTGTACGCCGATGAAGGTATCGGCGTACATTTTGTCAATTATATTCATGAGAACTATCGCTTCTCCCATCCAGAGCATGAGCTAGTTATGCTCGATGGTGGCACGCTGGCACAGGGTCTCACCCCTATTATCAGTCAATATGATTCACTGATAGTGGTAGATACCATTAACGCTGCTGGCTGCGAACCGGGAGAGGTTTACTTTTTCGATTTTGATCAGGCACCGCCTGAAGTTGACTGGCAAGGCAGCGCCCACGAAGTGGAAATGCTGCAAACACTGACAATGATGGAAATGCTGGGTGACCGTCCACACACTATGGTGCTGGGGGTAACACCAACCGTCATTGAACCCATGACTTTGGGATTGACCGAGCGTATTGCCGCCGCCGTACCACTAATGGAAACGACCCTCATCAACCACCTGGAAAAACTGGGATGGCAACATGAGCGTATCTCCCATACCGACATCGCCGATCTTATTCCGCAATCCTTCAAACCCCGTCTGTCCATGGGCGACAGAACCAGCGGCCACGCCCCGCGCCGACAGGAAACGCAGGACACCGATTAA
- the cybH gene encoding Ni/Fe-hydrogenase, b-type cytochrome subunit has translation MAASIAYKQVKIFSAAIRIFHWLRALAIVMLVATGLYISWPYVVGADSTDVLVQGWIRFAHLIFGFVLCAVTLARAYLFFFGKSDIERRSFKDVMSFKSWLAQIKSYLWMGHLDKAGVYGPLQFMTYFAISVMAALICITGLILYANVYHEGLGGALWGTAAWLTEAMGGLAMVRIWHHYMTWVFIIFVVIHVYMAVWYGIRFKHNAVDAIVSGYDYHPEKH, from the coding sequence ATGGCAGCAAGTATTGCCTATAAACAGGTAAAGATCTTCAGTGCCGCAATACGTATCTTTCACTGGCTGAGAGCGCTGGCGATTGTAATGCTGGTGGCCACTGGTCTTTATATCTCCTGGCCATACGTGGTAGGGGCTGACTCTACTGATGTATTGGTTCAGGGCTGGATCCGCTTTGCCCATCTGATTTTCGGATTTGTATTATGTGCCGTAACACTGGCACGTGCTTATCTGTTCTTCTTTGGTAAAAGCGACATTGAAAGACGGTCATTCAAGGATGTGATGAGCTTTAAAAGCTGGTTAGCTCAGATCAAATCCTATCTGTGGATGGGCCATCTGGATAAAGCCGGGGTTTACGGACCTTTGCAGTTCATGACCTATTTTGCGATTTCGGTCATGGCCGCTTTGATCTGCATTACTGGGCTGATATTGTATGCCAACGTTTATCACGAAGGCTTAGGTGGCGCGCTGTGGGGCACCGCAGCTTGGCTGACCGAAGCAATGGGTGGCCTGGCCATGGTGCGTATTTGGCACCATTACATGACCTGGGTATTCATTATCTTCGTGGTGATCCACGTGTACATGGCAGTCTGGTATGGCATTCGCTTCAAGCACAATGCTGTAGATGCGATAGTGTCAGGGTACGATTACCATCCAGAAAAACACTAG
- the hyaB gene encoding nickel-dependent hydrogenase large subunit: MNQRVVIDPITRIEGHLRIEVEVDENNVVKKAWSASTLWRGIEVILKGRTPMDVGLLVQRICGVCTYSHYRCGTEAVEDALGIKIPLNARYLRSLMHTSLFMHDHVVHFYHLHGLDWVDVVSALSADPAKAAQVALKYSDKPIAAGEGELRAVQERVKGFVETGKLGPFANAYWGNGTYKFTPEQNLIALSHYLKALEVQRVAAEMLAIFGGKQPHPQSLVVGGVTSVRDMLSPARLQEWKQKHDIVADFIERGYKADVIMAAEAFGGEASVLGGVNVHNFMATNDFVTADGEYIFQEGVIMNGDLKNVTDINPDLIAEDVTHAWYKADKPQHPYDGTTIPDYTGLVERDTVYGKLPTLDGDNKYSWVKSPRYNGEPVEVGPLSCLLVNYAKGNKVVVDAVNGLLQRTGLPIEALFTTLGRTAARMLQTSIVAQESIKTFNALLTNMLSDEATYVKPVIDPNKEYVGHGMIEAPRGMLSHWIRIKGGLVENYQAVVPTTWNAGPVDANGKVGPYEAALVGLKLEDPAKPLEVIRIIHSFDPCMACAVHVMDYKGQSLGEFRVDAKSL; the protein is encoded by the coding sequence ATGAATCAACGTGTCGTTATCGACCCTATCACCCGTATTGAGGGTCACCTCCGCATTGAAGTGGAAGTGGATGAAAACAATGTCGTCAAGAAAGCCTGGTCAGCCTCCACTTTGTGGCGTGGCATTGAAGTGATCCTTAAGGGTCGTACGCCAATGGACGTAGGCTTACTTGTACAACGTATCTGCGGTGTATGTACCTATTCTCACTATCGTTGCGGTACTGAAGCGGTAGAAGATGCATTAGGCATCAAGATTCCGTTGAATGCCCGTTATCTACGGTCACTGATGCATACTTCACTGTTTATGCATGACCACGTAGTGCACTTCTATCATCTGCATGGTCTGGACTGGGTAGATGTTGTATCAGCACTGAGTGCCGATCCAGCAAAAGCCGCCCAAGTTGCACTGAAATACTCAGATAAACCTATCGCCGCTGGTGAAGGTGAACTGCGTGCCGTACAAGAACGTGTTAAAGGCTTTGTGGAAACCGGAAAACTCGGCCCATTCGCCAATGCCTACTGGGGTAATGGTACTTATAAGTTCACACCAGAACAGAACCTGATTGCCCTGTCTCACTATCTGAAAGCGCTGGAAGTTCAGCGTGTTGCAGCAGAAATGCTGGCTATCTTCGGTGGTAAACAGCCACATCCACAGTCTCTGGTTGTCGGTGGTGTTACTTCTGTTCGCGATATGCTGAGCCCAGCTCGTCTGCAAGAATGGAAACAGAAACACGACATCGTGGCTGACTTCATCGAACGCGGCTACAAAGCTGACGTGATCATGGCAGCTGAAGCCTTCGGTGGCGAAGCTTCTGTGCTGGGCGGCGTAAACGTCCACAACTTCATGGCAACAAATGACTTTGTCACTGCTGATGGCGAGTACATTTTCCAGGAAGGTGTCATCATGAATGGCGACCTGAAGAATGTCACCGATATCAACCCAGACCTGATTGCCGAAGACGTTACTCACGCTTGGTATAAAGCTGACAAACCACAACATCCATATGATGGCACCACCATTCCTGATTATACCGGACTGGTTGAACGCGATACCGTTTACGGCAAGCTGCCAACACTGGATGGTGACAACAAGTACAGCTGGGTGAAATCACCACGCTATAACGGCGAACCCGTTGAAGTAGGTCCATTATCCTGCTTGCTGGTGAACTATGCCAAAGGCAATAAAGTGGTAGTGGATGCCGTTAATGGCTTGCTGCAACGCACTGGTCTGCCAATTGAAGCGCTGTTCACCACACTGGGCCGTACCGCTGCCCGTATGCTGCAGACTTCTATTGTCGCTCAGGAAAGTATCAAGACCTTCAACGCACTGCTGACTAACATGCTAAGTGACGAAGCCACATACGTGAAACCCGTCATTGACCCTAACAAAGAATATGTGGGTCACGGCATGATTGAAGCACCACGCGGTATGTTGAGCCACTGGATCCGCATTAAAGGCGGTCTGGTTGAAAACTACCAGGCAGTGGTACCTACTACTTGGAACGCTGGTCCTGTGGATGCCAACGGCAAAGTCGGCCCATATGAAGCAGCTCTGGTTGGTTTGAAGCTGGAAGATCCAGCAAAACCATTGGAAGTCATCCGTATTATCCACTCATTTGACCCATGTATGGCTTGCGCTGTGCACGTTATGGATTACAAAGGTCAATCACTGGGTGAATTTCGCGTTGACGCTAAAAGCCTGTAA
- the hyaA gene encoding nickel-dependent hydrogenase small subunit has protein sequence MDTHSALYEQGRKRLEELRQLPPRQDKSLQERMLEHGVTRRDFMKWSASVTALLALPLPFSNLVAEAAELADRVPLIWLHLAECTGCSESLVRADTPNLDSLIFDHISLEYHETLMAAAGWQAEENLEHALKTYKGNYLLAVEGAVPTANNGAFLTVGCKGHTGLEIIKEAAEGAAAIISVGTCASFGGVQAAAPNPTGAKGVYEVVDKAVVNLGGCPPSEKNIVGTLMYFIMFGRLPALDMYNRPKWAYGARVHDNCERRGRFDSGEFVEQFGDEGAKQGYCLYKVGCKGPYTYNNCPTERFNHHVSWPVLAGHGCMGCSEPNFWDDMADFEKPLGRQLLHGLDATADTIGAVILGATVVGIGAHAVASLFVGSSKED, from the coding sequence ATGGACACACATTCAGCCCTCTATGAACAGGGACGGAAACGGTTGGAGGAACTGCGCCAACTGCCACCCCGTCAGGACAAATCACTGCAGGAACGCATGCTGGAACACGGGGTCACCCGTCGTGACTTCATGAAGTGGAGCGCTTCAGTTACCGCTTTGCTGGCACTGCCTCTGCCGTTCAGCAATCTGGTCGCCGAAGCCGCGGAACTGGCTGACCGGGTACCATTGATTTGGTTACACCTGGCCGAGTGTACTGGTTGTTCCGAGTCTCTGGTTCGGGCCGATACCCCTAACCTGGATTCATTGATCTTTGATCACATCTCTCTGGAATATCATGAAACCCTGATGGCCGCCGCTGGCTGGCAGGCAGAAGAGAATCTGGAACACGCACTGAAAACTTATAAAGGCAACTATCTGCTGGCGGTTGAAGGGGCTGTCCCTACCGCTAACAACGGTGCCTTCCTGACTGTTGGCTGTAAAGGCCATACCGGTCTGGAAATCATTAAAGAAGCTGCCGAAGGCGCTGCTGCCATCATCTCTGTTGGTACTTGTGCTTCCTTTGGTGGTGTACAAGCTGCGGCTCCTAACCCAACAGGCGCCAAAGGCGTTTATGAAGTGGTTGATAAAGCCGTAGTGAACTTAGGTGGTTGTCCACCAAGTGAAAAGAACATCGTTGGTACTTTAATGTACTTCATCATGTTTGGTCGCTTACCAGCACTGGACATGTATAACCGTCCAAAATGGGCCTATGGTGCTCGTGTTCACGATAACTGTGAACGTCGTGGCCGTTTTGATTCCGGTGAATTTGTAGAACAGTTTGGTGACGAAGGTGCTAAACAGGGTTATTGCCTGTACAAAGTAGGTTGTAAAGGCCCTTACACTTACAACAACTGCCCAACTGAACGTTTCAACCACCATGTAAGCTGGCCAGTTTTAGCCGGTCATGGTTGCATGGGTTGCTCTGAGCCCAATTTCTGGGACGATATGGCTGACTTTGAAAAACCGCTTGGCCGCCAGTTGCTACATGGTCTGGATGCCACCGCAGACACCATAGGTGCTGTTATTCTCGGAGCCACCGTTGTAGGTATCGGTGCCCACGCTGTCGCCAGTCTGTTTGTCGGTTCTTCCAAGGAGGACTAA
- a CDS encoding nickel-dependent hydrogenase large subunit, with translation MNQRVVIDPITRIEGHLRIEVEVDEHNVIQKAWASSTLWRGIEVILKGRTPMDVGLLVQRICGVCTFSHYRCGTEAVENALGVKIPLNAQYLRSLMMTALHYHDHIVHFYHLHALDWVDVVAALSADPAKAAQVAMKYSDKPLAAGEGDLRAVQERVQGFVNKGKLGPFANAYWGNKTYRFSPEQNLIALSHYLKALEVQRVAAEMMAIFGGKQPHPQSVVVGGMTSVRDLVNPARLQEWQTKHDIVADFVERAYKADIIMAADAFGAEASVLGGVNVHNFVCSDEFIGADGQHIFKQGVILNGDLKNVTDINPDLIAEDVTHSWYKADKPQHPYVGTTIPEYTGFVERDTVYGKLPTVDGDNKYSWVKSPRYNGEPMEVGPLASLLVNYAKGNPLVVDAVDDFLKRTGLPLTALYTTLGRTAARMLQTAIVAKESNKIFAALITNLKSDESLYRKPEIDPDKEYVGHAIIEAPRGMLSHWVRIKGGVVENYQAVVPTTWNAGPMDANGKIGPYEASLVGLQLEDPTKPLEVLRIIHSFDPCMACSVHMIDYKGQSLGEFRVGPTAC, from the coding sequence ATGAACCAACGTGTTGTTATTGATCCTATCACCCGTATTGAAGGCCATCTGCGTATTGAAGTGGAAGTGGATGAACACAATGTCATTCAGAAAGCCTGGGCGTCTTCTACCTTGTGGCGCGGCATTGAAGTGATCCTTAAAGGTCGCACCCCCATGGATGTTGGCCTGTTGGTGCAGCGTATCTGTGGTGTCTGTACTTTCTCGCACTATCGCTGTGGTACTGAAGCGGTTGAAAATGCTCTGGGAGTAAAAATCCCGCTGAATGCCCAGTATCTGCGGTCGCTGATGATGACCGCCCTACACTACCATGACCACATAGTGCATTTTTATCATCTGCACGCGCTGGACTGGGTTGACGTGGTTGCGGCCCTGAGTGCCGATCCTGCCAAAGCGGCGCAAGTGGCCATGAAATACAGTGACAAGCCTTTAGCTGCCGGTGAAGGCGATCTGCGAGCCGTACAGGAACGCGTTCAGGGATTTGTTAATAAAGGTAAGCTTGGCCCATTTGCTAACGCTTATTGGGGCAACAAAACTTACCGTTTTTCACCAGAGCAGAACCTGATTGCGCTGTCACACTATCTAAAAGCACTAGAAGTGCAGCGGGTAGCCGCCGAAATGATGGCAATTTTTGGCGGTAAGCAACCACATCCGCAGTCAGTGGTCGTCGGTGGCATGACCTCGGTGCGCGATCTGGTGAATCCAGCACGCCTGCAAGAATGGCAAACCAAACATGACATAGTGGCAGACTTTGTTGAACGTGCTTACAAGGCCGATATCATCATGGCGGCCGATGCCTTTGGCGCTGAAGCCTCAGTGCTCGGCGGTGTCAATGTTCATAACTTTGTCTGCAGCGATGAATTTATCGGGGCGGATGGACAGCATATCTTTAAACAGGGTGTGATCCTCAATGGCGATCTTAAAAATGTCACCGACATCAACCCAGATTTGATTGCCGAAGACGTTACCCATTCTTGGTATAAAGCCGACAAGCCACAGCATCCTTATGTGGGTACAACCATCCCTGAATACACAGGTTTTGTTGAGCGCGATACGGTTTACGGCAAACTGCCTACCGTAGACGGTGACAACAAATACAGCTGGGTGAAATCACCACGTTATAACGGTGAACCGATGGAAGTGGGCCCGCTGGCATCACTGCTGGTCAATTACGCCAAGGGCAATCCGCTGGTGGTCGACGCGGTTGATGATTTTCTAAAACGTACCGGGCTTCCACTAACAGCCTTGTATACCACCCTTGGCCGCACCGCTGCCCGTATGTTGCAGACGGCGATTGTCGCCAAAGAAAGTAATAAAATCTTTGCTGCACTGATCACCAATCTGAAGAGCGATGAATCCCTGTATCGCAAACCCGAGATTGATCCAGATAAAGAGTATGTTGGCCACGCCATTATTGAAGCGCCACGCGGCATGCTCAGCCATTGGGTGCGGATTAAAGGTGGGGTTGTCGAAAATTATCAAGCGGTGGTGCCCACTACTTGGAATGCCGGGCCAATGGACGCTAATGGCAAGATAGGCCCTTATGAAGCATCGCTGGTTGGCCTGCAACTGGAAGATCCGACCAAGCCATTAGAAGTGTTGCGTATCATCCACTCGTTCGACCCATGTATGGCCTGTTCAGTGCACATGATCGATTACAAAGGTCAATCACTGGGTGAATTTCGTGTAGGCCCCACTGCCTGTTAA
- the hyaA gene encoding nickel-dependent hydrogenase small subunit translates to METHSALYQQGQQRLAALRQLPARQDQSLLERMQQYGISRRDFMKWSASVTALLALPLPFSNLVAEAAELADRVPLVWLHMAECTGCSESLTRADTPDLDTLIFDHISLEYHETLMAAAGWQADENLEHALEHYKGNYLLAIEGAVPTANNGAFLTVGCKGHTGLQSVREAAEGAAAIISVGTCASFGGVQAAAPNPTGAKGVHEVIDKTVINLGGCPPSEKNIVGTLMYFVMFGRLPALDMYNRPKWAYGARVHDNCERRGHFDSGEFVEQFSDDNAKNGYCLYKMGCKGPYTYNNCPTERFNSHVSWPVLAGHGCIGCSEPNFWDDMADFEKPLGRQLLHGLDATADTVGAVILGAAAIGIGAHAVASLFVGSKEE, encoded by the coding sequence ATGGAGACTCATTCAGCACTATACCAACAGGGGCAACAGCGATTGGCCGCATTACGGCAGTTACCCGCGCGCCAAGATCAATCACTGTTGGAACGCATGCAGCAATATGGCATCAGCCGCCGTGACTTTATGAAATGGAGCGCATCGGTAACCGCCTTGCTCGCGTTACCACTGCCGTTTAGCAATCTGGTGGCCGAGGCCGCCGAACTGGCTGATCGTGTACCTTTGGTATGGCTGCACATGGCCGAATGTACCGGCTGTTCAGAATCACTGACCCGAGCTGACACGCCGGATCTCGACACACTGATTTTTGATCATATTTCGCTGGAATATCATGAGACCCTGATGGCAGCAGCAGGCTGGCAAGCGGATGAGAATCTGGAACATGCCCTTGAACATTATAAAGGCAACTATTTGTTAGCAATTGAAGGCGCAGTGCCTACCGCTAACAATGGCGCCTTTCTCACTGTGGGTTGTAAAGGTCACACCGGGTTGCAGTCGGTACGCGAAGCGGCTGAAGGCGCCGCAGCTATTATCTCTGTAGGCACTTGCGCTTCCTTTGGCGGGGTTCAAGCGGCCGCCCCCAATCCCACAGGAGCAAAAGGGGTTCATGAGGTAATCGACAAAACCGTTATTAATCTAGGAGGTTGCCCTCCGAGTGAAAAAAATATTGTTGGCACTTTAATGTACTTTGTCATGTTTGGTCGGCTGCCCGCACTGGACATGTACAACCGCCCCAAATGGGCCTATGGCGCACGGGTGCACGATAACTGTGAACGCCGTGGTCATTTTGACTCTGGTGAGTTTGTCGAACAGTTCAGTGATGACAATGCCAAAAATGGCTATTGCCTCTACAAAATGGGCTGTAAAGGCCCTTACACCTACAATAATTGTCCCACCGAGCGTTTTAACAGTCATGTCAGTTGGCCAGTATTAGCCGGGCATGGCTGCATCGGTTGTTCTGAACCTAACTTCTGGGACGATATGGCTGATTTTGAAAAACCCCTTGGTCGCCAGTTATTACACGGACTGGATGCCACTGCCGATACCGTTGGCGCGGTCATCTTAGGTGCCGCCGCCATTGGTATTGGTGCCCACGCTGTTGCTAGTCTGTTTGTTGGCTCCAAGGAGGAGTAA
- a CDS encoding sensor histidine kinase N-terminal domain-containing protein, which yields MSLRVLMMGVMLLGISLSIGISSWLSTHDSHRQIEELFDAQMLQSAKILEMFYGAQPPEHRQALIDHPLLLQIKPAKVETFDEDANAEQLAYEQKLAFQIWKPDGHLLVRSANTAEDPMAEFVVGYHRKMYQGRLWHIYSYYSQRDSVWIITGQRDDVRKELVDQIIGNSLIAPAIVFPLVALLMIFLSYLLLEPLQTLADKLKRRDPGDLTPCICVCRQNW from the coding sequence ATGTCATTACGGGTATTAATGATGGGCGTGATGCTGCTGGGCATCTCGCTTTCCATCGGTATTTCCAGTTGGCTCAGCACCCATGATTCCCATCGTCAGATTGAAGAGCTGTTTGATGCGCAAATGCTGCAGAGTGCCAAGATCTTAGAAATGTTCTATGGCGCGCAGCCACCGGAACATCGGCAGGCGTTGATTGATCATCCGTTACTGCTACAAATAAAACCCGCTAAGGTCGAAACCTTTGATGAAGATGCTAATGCTGAACAGCTGGCCTATGAGCAAAAATTAGCGTTCCAGATCTGGAAACCGGACGGACATTTATTGGTGCGTTCTGCCAATACCGCAGAAGACCCCATGGCCGAATTTGTGGTGGGTTATCACCGGAAAATGTATCAAGGTCGGCTGTGGCATATTTACAGCTACTATTCGCAACGCGATAGCGTATGGATCATCACTGGCCAGCGTGACGATGTGCGTAAAGAACTGGTGGATCAAATCATAGGTAACAGTTTGATTGCGCCCGCGATAGTGTTCCCACTGGTGGCATTATTGATGATTTTCCTATCTTATTTGTTGCTGGAACCGTTACAGACGCTGGCCGATAAACTTAAACGCCGCGATCCCGGCGATCTAACCCCTTGCATATGCGTTTGCCGTCAGAACTGGTAA
- a CDS encoding sensor histidine kinase — translation MRLPSELVTVRDAMNAYIARVAAAMSRERKFSGDAAHELKTPLAVIKLHHQGLLESNDPAELQLHHEAIDKGIDQIAHTVEQMLLLSRVESLEQLNVAKIDLGALVQQVLNDMLPLIADYQWELHLPEKICVNADAFYLKLVLKNLIDNACKYSGNAGPIQLNAWEDTQHNCAVLQVIDAGPGLDEENCRQLTERFFRVANENVAGSGLGLSICAHIVGLHKGRLLIQPGKPKGLDVRIMLPIK, via the coding sequence ATGCGTTTGCCGTCAGAACTGGTAACCGTGCGTGATGCCATGAATGCCTATATTGCCAGAGTGGCCGCGGCTATGAGCCGTGAGCGTAAATTCAGTGGTGATGCGGCCCATGAGCTGAAAACCCCGTTAGCGGTCATCAAGTTACACCATCAAGGGTTACTGGAATCAAATGATCCGGCAGAGTTGCAATTACATCACGAGGCTATCGACAAAGGCATTGATCAGATTGCCCATACGGTTGAACAGATGCTGCTGTTATCTCGGGTGGAATCCCTAGAACAGCTCAATGTTGCCAAGATAGATTTAGGGGCGCTGGTACAGCAAGTCTTGAATGATATGTTGCCGCTGATCGCCGATTATCAGTGGGAGCTGCATTTACCGGAGAAAATCTGCGTCAATGCCGATGCCTTTTACCTGAAACTGGTGCTCAAGAATCTGATCGATAACGCTTGTAAATATTCAGGAAACGCCGGGCCCATTCAGCTCAATGCCTGGGAGGATACCCAGCATAACTGTGCGGTACTACAGGTGATCGATGCAGGGCCAGGGTTGGATGAAGAGAACTGCCGCCAGCTCACGGAACGCTTTTTCCGGGTCGCCAATGAAAATGTCGCGGGCTCTGGGCTTGGCCTGTCTATCTGCGCCCATATTGTGGGATTACACAAAGGGCGCTTGCTCATTCAGCCGGGTAAACCCAAGGGTTTAGATGTGCGGATTATGTTGCCAATCAAATAG
- the nikR gene encoding nickel-responsive transcriptional regulator NikR, producing MSNDETLRFTVSLPQSLFEEIEADIDARGYQSRSEYIRDLFRDRIVDKQWNNSLEDVVGVLTLIFDHHQRGLSEKLIEIQHDHLVHILCSTHVHIDHHRCLETIILKGQASQVNQLVNKIAALKGVNLARLSRAGIV from the coding sequence ATGAGCAATGATGAAACTCTACGTTTTACCGTTTCCCTGCCCCAATCTCTGTTTGAAGAAATTGAGGCGGATATCGATGCCCGCGGTTATCAATCCCGTTCTGAATATATCCGCGATCTGTTTCGTGACCGCATTGTTGATAAACAATGGAACAACAGTTTGGAAGACGTTGTGGGGGTGCTGACGCTGATTTTTGACCATCACCAGCGTGGTCTGTCTGAGAAACTGATAGAGATCCAGCACGATCATCTGGTGCATATTCTGTGCAGCACCCATGTGCACATCGACCATCACCGCTGTCTGGAAACCATCATCCTCAAAGGTCAAGCAAGCCAAGTCAATCAGTTGGTCAATAAAATTGCCGCGCTAAAAGGTGTCAATCTGGCTCGCCTTAGTCGCGCGGGGATTGTCTAA